AGCCGCCGGCGCTATTCACGAGAATGTCGAGCCGCTCGGCCTCGGCGAGGATCCGATCGAACGCCGCCTTCACCCGCCCGGCCTCCGTCACGTCGCACGCGATGAAGGACGCCTGGCCTCCGCGCTTCCGGATGTCGCTGGCCACGGCCGCGCCGCCCGCCTCGTCCAGGTCCAGCACATAGACGCGCGCTCCTGATTCCGCGAACGCCTGGGCCGAGCCCTTGCCGATGCCCCGGGCGCCGCCGGTGACGACGGCCACCTGGCCCGAGAAGTCGAACGTGGTCTTTCCCATACGCCACGCTACTGATCGCTCATGGTGAACACCAGCGGCTGCTTCACCAGGCCGTGGATCACGAGCCTGTGCGCCGCCGGATCGATGTCGGGGATGCCGGCGTGATGCCGCTCGAAGATGAGGCCGGTGGGCGTCACGATCCCGTGCTGATGCTGGAGCGGCGTCATGCTCCAGTCCGACCAGTTCTGGCGGTTGACGAACACGTCGGTGCGGCGGCGGACGACGTGGCTCTCGAACTTCGAGGGCATTCCGTAGGCCGTGGCCGGGATCGGGCGGCCGGGCTGCTGCGCCGTCGGCGGGACCTCCAGCGGCG
Above is a genomic segment from Candidatus Methylomirabilota bacterium containing:
- a CDS encoding sulfite dehydrogenase, with product PLEVPPTAQQPGRPIPATAYGMPSKFESHVVRRRTDVFVNRQNWSDWSMTPLQHQHGIVTPTGLIFERHHAGIPDIDPAAHRLVIHGLVKQPLVFTMSDQ